The following proteins are co-located in the Polystyrenella longa genome:
- a CDS encoding AAA family ATPase, which translates to MNSPVQENEVLQAEADHFKQQYQEAKDQIGRVIVGQERVIEASLTALLCGGNILLEGVPGLGKTELVKAMSQVLDLEFRRIQFTPDLMPADIIGTNIMSTDETGKYRFEFRKGPIFTQLLLADEINRASPKTQSALLETMQEGTVTTGGTIHTLAQPFFVMATQNPIEQEGTYPLPEAQLDRFMFKVDVPFMSRHELNEIVTRTILRNKVNLEKTLDSERILELRRILDKVVVADPMRDYAVRLVLATHPATEFSNPQIEQFIRWGASPRAAQSLIRAARVRALSQGRVHVSYEDIRYFGVEVLQHRALLNYDGQAENVSVSTLVSEMMEQLPEEA; encoded by the coding sequence ATGAATAGCCCGGTACAGGAAAATGAAGTGCTACAGGCCGAAGCGGATCACTTCAAACAGCAATACCAGGAAGCGAAAGATCAGATCGGCCGAGTGATCGTCGGGCAGGAGCGCGTTATCGAAGCTTCGCTGACGGCGCTGCTCTGTGGTGGAAACATTCTACTCGAAGGGGTGCCCGGTCTTGGAAAAACGGAACTGGTAAAAGCAATGTCCCAAGTGTTGGATCTGGAGTTTCGCCGGATTCAATTCACTCCCGACCTGATGCCGGCGGATATCATTGGTACCAATATCATGAGTACCGACGAAACGGGCAAGTACCGTTTTGAATTCCGCAAAGGCCCAATCTTTACCCAGCTCTTGTTGGCAGATGAAATCAACCGGGCCTCTCCGAAGACACAATCGGCCCTGCTCGAAACGATGCAGGAAGGAACGGTCACCACTGGGGGAACGATCCACACACTCGCGCAACCGTTCTTCGTCATGGCGACCCAGAACCCAATCGAGCAGGAAGGAACTTACCCTCTTCCTGAAGCCCAGCTTGATCGATTCATGTTCAAAGTCGATGTACCCTTTATGTCGCGACACGAACTGAATGAAATTGTGACTCGTACGATTTTGCGAAACAAAGTCAACTTGGAGAAGACCCTCGATTCCGAGCGCATTCTGGAACTTCGAAGAATCCTCGACAAAGTAGTCGTCGCTGACCCGATGCGGGATTACGCCGTGCGGTTAGTGCTGGCAACACATCCAGCAACAGAGTTCTCCAATCCCCAGATCGAACAATTCATACGTTGGGGAGCCAGCCCTCGCGCCGCACAGTCACTCATTCGGGCCGCCCGTGTTCGCGCGCTGTCGCAAGGTCGTGTGCATGTTTCCTACGAAGACATTCGCTACTTTGGCGTGGAAGTCCTCCAGCATCGTGCTTTATTGAACTACGACGGTCAGGCGGAAAACGTCTCAGTCTCCACATTGGTCAGCGAAATGATGGAACAACTGCCGGAGGAGGCATAA
- a CDS encoding VWA domain-containing protein, with product MDKVTAIFKSLFPPAKEKFSFVRMLPLLLFLVLFLGSMYALDHWQIMVFGRPWMFLLSIFMVWFWWMSLNGWSGLAPTRRTVSLLVRLTIVGLFIILLAEPRAVRISDVLSVMFVIDMSDSVADSESEKAIAYAADIARDPEKPQEDESGLIVFGGNSAVEMPPNVTFPYEGAINSLVDRGATNIEEALSLAGAMLPEGNQGRVVLISDGIETEGNLNRVVDELISRGIMVDILPIEYTYDSEVWLERLDLPHSVKIGESYEASIVLSSITAGSGKLNLYENGEKIAEQQVEFEAGKNRFVIPIQLRNPGYYEYTAELETEEGIDNLSENNRMVNYLYIQGEGSVLLVTDPNGDAKDWADLQRAISESKRQVKTMSAYEFPRDSLSLMPYDAIFFVNVGANEFDVTQQQAMHDAVKNLGVGFAMLGGENSYGPGGYHRTVIEDALPVTMDVSNKKVLPKGALAIILHTCEFPQGNTWGKRIAKQAIKVLSRQDEAGILVYGPKGEEWLFDLTPTSEYEMMAQKINSAQIGDMPSFATTMELGLKSLSASDASAKHMIVISDGDPQPPTPQLIKKYQDSQISISTIAIFPHGGQEISTMRRISEATGGRYYYPDDPNMLPSIFIKEAQTLQRTMIQNETVVPESGFPSPILKGITSIPPLEGYVLTSIKDDAESALQVINEGEQGVDVDPILATWQYGLGKSAAFTSDLSLQWGVNWVNWEQYQAFVQQFVTHISKVHKETSLSMWTYKEGNTGTIVVEDASPNQDFLTVQAQVNGPQNRSETVDLKQVGPRRYEANLPLWGEGRYSVVSAGVSGNRNEQAVGAIINPYDTEYMEFQSKTTILRRIAERTQGKELSSTPAAKEVFDRRESRESSQPIFDWFLIALACLVPLDVALRRIQIDWYLLSSWFSWGGKKTESTATMGTLLDRKQQLKGSFESQRESQRAQQLANSARKTSTGTMDLKQKAKSAAAETRKTQERQAEAKQAEEKRKTDSNRMTSKLLEIKRRREEDKEKGN from the coding sequence ATGGATAAAGTGACTGCGATCTTCAAGAGCCTGTTTCCGCCGGCGAAGGAAAAATTCTCCTTCGTGCGGATGCTGCCGCTCTTATTGTTCCTGGTGCTCTTTCTGGGATCAATGTACGCACTCGACCATTGGCAGATCATGGTCTTCGGACGCCCATGGATGTTCCTGCTTTCCATATTTATGGTCTGGTTCTGGTGGATGTCTCTCAACGGGTGGAGCGGACTGGCCCCCACTCGCCGGACGGTCAGCCTGTTGGTGCGTCTGACGATTGTCGGACTGTTTATTATCTTGCTGGCAGAACCGCGCGCCGTGCGCATCAGCGATGTACTTTCGGTCATGTTCGTCATCGACATGTCGGACTCAGTCGCCGACAGCGAAAGTGAAAAAGCGATTGCCTACGCCGCCGACATCGCTCGCGATCCGGAAAAACCACAGGAGGATGAATCCGGCCTCATCGTCTTCGGTGGAAACTCGGCAGTTGAAATGCCGCCGAACGTCACTTTCCCCTATGAAGGGGCGATCAACTCCTTGGTTGATCGGGGCGCCACGAATATTGAAGAAGCTCTCTCTCTCGCCGGTGCCATGCTTCCCGAAGGAAATCAGGGACGCGTTGTCCTGATCAGTGACGGTATTGAAACTGAAGGCAACCTGAACCGGGTCGTCGATGAACTGATCTCCCGCGGCATCATGGTCGACATTCTGCCCATTGAATACACCTACGATTCGGAAGTCTGGCTGGAACGGCTCGACTTGCCTCACTCCGTTAAAATTGGCGAAAGCTATGAGGCTTCCATCGTCCTTTCTTCCATTACTGCTGGGTCAGGAAAATTGAACCTGTATGAGAATGGTGAAAAGATCGCGGAGCAGCAAGTTGAATTCGAAGCGGGTAAGAATCGGTTTGTGATTCCCATCCAACTACGAAATCCCGGTTACTACGAGTACACGGCCGAACTGGAAACCGAAGAGGGAATCGACAATCTCTCCGAAAATAACCGGATGGTCAACTACCTTTACATTCAAGGAGAAGGTAGCGTCCTGCTGGTCACCGATCCAAATGGAGACGCCAAGGATTGGGCCGATCTGCAACGAGCGATCTCCGAGAGCAAACGCCAGGTGAAAACGATGTCGGCGTATGAGTTCCCCCGGGACTCTCTCTCGCTGATGCCGTATGACGCCATCTTTTTTGTGAATGTCGGTGCAAACGAATTTGATGTCACCCAGCAACAGGCGATGCACGACGCCGTGAAAAACCTGGGTGTAGGATTCGCGATGCTCGGAGGAGAGAACAGCTATGGTCCGGGAGGTTACCACCGGACTGTTATTGAAGACGCCCTGCCTGTGACCATGGATGTCTCGAACAAAAAAGTCCTTCCTAAAGGTGCCTTGGCGATCATTCTGCATACGTGCGAATTCCCTCAAGGTAATACATGGGGAAAACGAATTGCCAAACAGGCGATAAAAGTCCTCAGCCGACAAGATGAAGCGGGGATTCTTGTTTATGGGCCCAAGGGTGAGGAATGGTTATTCGATCTGACTCCCACGTCGGAATACGAAATGATGGCTCAGAAGATTAACTCCGCCCAAATCGGCGACATGCCCAGTTTCGCCACGACGATGGAATTAGGCCTTAAAAGTCTGAGTGCTAGCGACGCTTCCGCCAAGCATATGATTGTGATCTCCGATGGCGACCCTCAACCCCCCACCCCACAACTGATCAAAAAATATCAGGACTCGCAAATCAGTATTTCCACGATCGCCATCTTCCCGCACGGAGGTCAGGAGATCTCCACCATGCGACGCATCTCGGAGGCAACTGGGGGACGTTACTACTACCCTGACGACCCCAACATGTTGCCCTCGATTTTCATTAAGGAAGCGCAAACCTTACAACGGACGATGATTCAAAACGAAACGGTCGTGCCCGAATCCGGGTTCCCTTCTCCAATTCTGAAAGGGATCACCTCAATTCCACCGCTGGAAGGTTACGTGTTAACCTCGATCAAAGATGACGCTGAATCGGCATTACAAGTTATCAATGAGGGAGAACAGGGAGTCGATGTCGATCCGATTCTGGCGACATGGCAGTATGGACTGGGCAAGTCGGCCGCCTTCACCTCGGACCTCTCTTTGCAATGGGGAGTGAATTGGGTCAACTGGGAACAGTACCAGGCGTTCGTCCAGCAATTTGTCACGCACATTTCTAAAGTTCATAAAGAAACATCGCTGTCGATGTGGACTTACAAGGAGGGAAACACAGGGACCATTGTCGTCGAAGATGCCTCGCCGAATCAGGATTTCCTGACGGTTCAGGCCCAAGTCAACGGACCTCAGAATCGGAGCGAGACTGTCGACCTCAAACAGGTCGGCCCCCGCCGGTATGAAGCGAATCTGCCTCTCTGGGGTGAGGGGCGTTATTCCGTGGTGTCGGCAGGTGTCTCGGGGAATCGAAACGAACAAGCCGTGGGTGCCATCATTAACCCCTACGACACTGAGTACATGGAGTTCCAATCCAAGACCACGATCCTCAGACGCATTGCCGAAAGGACTCAGGGAAAAGAACTGAGCAGTACCCCCGCCGCTAAGGAAGTCTTCGACCGTCGCGAGTCCCGGGAAAGCTCTCAACCAATATTCGACTGGTTCCTGATTGCACTCGCCTGCCTGGTTCCTCTCGATGTCGCCCTTCGTCGTATTCAGATCGACTGGTATCTTCTTTCCAGTTGGTTCTCGTGGGGCGGAAAGAAAACAGAATCCACAGCGACGATGGGAACCCTGCTCGACAGGAAACAACAACTGAAAGGTTCCTTTGAAAGCCAACGGGAATCACAACGGGCCCAGCAATTAGCAAACTCTGCCCGTAAAACCTCAACGGGCACGATGGACTTGAAACAGAAAGCCAAGTCAGCAGCGGCCGAGACACGTAAAACACAGGAACGACAGGCAGAAGCCAAACAGGCGGAGGAGAAAAGAAAAACGGACTCCAACCGCATGACGAGCAAGCTGCTTGAAATTAAACGTCGTCGTGAAGAAGACAAAGAAAAAGGAAACTGA
- a CDS encoding ATP-binding cassette domain-containing protein, whose product MSDVYWSVTNVILPGKPTPRLDHFSATLTSRPTAILGPSGSGKTSLLNVLAGFEQPQSGEVKPQFIKATNRLPLFWVPHTWGLWPHLTVQAQLEKVVTPPTTLHIERMLQAFDLFPLKSKYPHQLSQGEQSRVAVARALVAAPQVLLMDEPLVHVDPARAPGYWEFVREWCQSQQIALLFSTHQPEVALREAEEVLCLKEGRLLFQGSTQDLYQSPPSEELARYLGPTNWFAAEEVSIWFENPNNTIQHHRPEQLTWQSDASGPCEVEQACSLGALQEVDLHHPEDDLRRKVWLRSTNQSFIAGQRGFLKALLLLLGICLFSGCGSAEGVVLPVESTRYWMLPKDGYALPAPRAMGMSKEQNVLVLDTGGRVLIYTLDGKELRHWYMPEHDVGKPEGIIQLQDGRIAVADTHYHRVVFFNEQGDVVSMLGERGDKPGQFIYPVSITEDQNENFYVCEYGGNDRIQKFDRDGNFLLSFGGFGTADNEFQRASGITWHDGRIYAADAINNRIQVFTEEGKHLATWGSTEHPLELNYPYDIAAGPEDVFYVVEYGSGRVTKLNKQGQLLARYGSIGTGLGQFNTPWGITVDQQNNVFVADTGNRRVIQLNQ is encoded by the coding sequence ATGTCTGACGTGTACTGGTCTGTGACGAATGTGATATTGCCGGGAAAACCTACTCCCCGGCTCGATCACTTTTCCGCCACCCTCACGTCTCGACCGACCGCCATTCTGGGACCGTCCGGTTCGGGTAAGACATCGCTACTGAATGTTCTCGCCGGCTTTGAGCAACCTCAATCCGGTGAAGTAAAACCTCAGTTTATAAAAGCAACTAACCGGCTTCCTCTCTTCTGGGTTCCTCACACCTGGGGCCTCTGGCCGCATCTCACGGTGCAGGCTCAATTGGAAAAAGTCGTAACCCCACCCACGACGCTGCACATCGAGCGCATGCTACAGGCATTTGATTTGTTTCCGCTCAAGTCCAAATATCCACACCAGCTTTCGCAGGGGGAACAATCCCGCGTCGCTGTGGCCCGCGCCTTAGTGGCAGCGCCACAGGTTTTGCTGATGGACGAACCCCTTGTGCATGTCGACCCTGCCCGTGCACCGGGCTACTGGGAATTTGTCCGCGAATGGTGTCAGTCACAGCAGATCGCTCTGCTCTTTTCGACCCATCAACCCGAAGTCGCCTTGCGAGAAGCCGAAGAGGTGCTCTGTTTGAAAGAGGGACGATTACTTTTTCAGGGATCAACACAAGATCTTTATCAATCTCCTCCCTCTGAAGAGCTGGCACGGTACCTCGGACCGACGAACTGGTTCGCCGCAGAAGAAGTTTCCATCTGGTTCGAGAACCCAAACAACACAATCCAACATCATCGACCTGAACAGCTCACCTGGCAGTCGGATGCATCAGGGCCATGTGAAGTCGAACAGGCTTGTTCGCTCGGCGCTCTGCAGGAAGTCGACTTACATCACCCTGAAGATGACCTTCGCCGGAAAGTCTGGTTACGTTCGACCAATCAATCTTTCATCGCCGGTCAACGAGGTTTTTTGAAAGCCCTGCTGCTCTTGCTCGGAATCTGTCTCTTCTCCGGATGTGGTTCCGCCGAGGGAGTTGTCCTACCGGTGGAATCAACCCGGTACTGGATGTTGCCCAAAGATGGTTACGCGCTCCCAGCGCCGCGTGCGATGGGGATGTCGAAAGAACAGAATGTCCTTGTTCTCGACACGGGTGGTCGTGTCCTCATCTATACTCTCGATGGAAAGGAACTGCGTCACTGGTACATGCCGGAACATGACGTGGGCAAACCGGAAGGAATTATCCAGCTGCAGGACGGACGGATTGCGGTCGCCGATACCCACTATCACCGAGTCGTCTTCTTTAATGAACAGGGCGACGTCGTTTCGATGCTGGGCGAACGAGGAGACAAACCGGGACAATTTATCTACCCCGTCAGTATTACTGAGGACCAGAACGAGAACTTCTACGTCTGTGAATATGGTGGCAACGACCGTATCCAGAAATTCGACCGGGACGGGAACTTCCTGCTCTCGTTCGGCGGATTTGGGACTGCAGACAATGAATTTCAGCGGGCGAGTGGAATTACCTGGCACGACGGTCGGATTTATGCCGCCGATGCGATTAACAACCGAATCCAGGTATTCACCGAAGAAGGGAAGCACCTCGCAACCTGGGGATCGACTGAACATCCACTCGAACTGAATTACCCGTACGACATCGCTGCCGGGCCGGAAGATGTTTTTTATGTTGTGGAATACGGTTCCGGTCGTGTGACCAAGCTGAATAAACAAGGACAACTCCTCGCCCGTTATGGTTCCATAGGAACCGGACTCGGACAATTCAATACCCCCTGGGGAATCACGGTGGACCAGCAGAACAATGTCTTCGTTGCCGATACTGGCAATCGCAGAGTCATTCAGCTGAATCAATAA
- a CDS encoding extracellular solute-binding protein, with amino-acid sequence MTSHYLAKLRMLLQRSLRQPLRLNPRLKQPATPSDTQTAITGLISLTLPLFMFMAYFSLSGCDDAGSDANSSDASDHLVVYCAHDSIYSEEILNRFTKETGIDIDIRFDTEATKSLGLVQSIIAEAEHPRCDVFWNNEILGTLDLAERGLLHAYQSPNADRIPAKFKSTDSTWTGFGGRLRLYIINTNKMEASPESVEEALTGDLSQMAVAKPLYGTTLTQYALMWSEMGGDAVKEWYQQRTKQGWKIVQGNAVVKNLVASGVCEFGWTDTDDYFLAVDDKQPVAMLPIRTEGGQTICIPNTVAIVKGTEQESASQQLVDFLLSPEIELALANSRSRQVPLGTVDETKLPEQVKQLQEWAAEGVPLEGLLKARNECLDWLKEEFLQ; translated from the coding sequence ATGACATCGCACTACCTGGCGAAACTGAGAATGCTCCTGCAGCGGAGCCTACGACAGCCCCTGCGGCTGAACCCGCGGCTGAAACAACCAGCGACTCCGAGTGATACTCAAACGGCCATTACCGGCCTGATTTCGTTGACGCTCCCTCTGTTTATGTTTATGGCTTACTTCTCTTTGAGTGGCTGTGACGATGCAGGATCAGACGCGAACTCCTCGGACGCGAGCGATCATCTCGTTGTCTATTGCGCTCACGATTCGATCTATTCAGAAGAGATCCTTAACCGCTTCACGAAAGAGACGGGAATCGATATCGATATTCGCTTTGACACCGAAGCGACGAAATCTCTAGGACTAGTGCAATCGATTATCGCCGAAGCGGAACATCCACGGTGCGACGTGTTCTGGAACAATGAGATCTTGGGAACCCTCGATCTCGCCGAGCGTGGGTTACTGCATGCTTATCAAAGCCCTAATGCCGATCGAATTCCGGCGAAGTTCAAATCAACTGACAGCACGTGGACCGGCTTTGGCGGTCGGTTGCGATTATACATTATCAATACAAACAAGATGGAAGCCTCTCCCGAGTCCGTCGAAGAAGCACTCACGGGTGACCTCTCCCAAATGGCGGTCGCCAAACCTCTCTACGGTACCACACTCACGCAGTATGCACTCATGTGGTCGGAGATGGGAGGCGATGCCGTTAAAGAATGGTATCAGCAGCGAACCAAACAAGGTTGGAAGATCGTCCAGGGCAATGCCGTCGTTAAGAACCTGGTTGCCAGTGGTGTTTGTGAATTTGGTTGGACCGACACGGACGATTACTTTCTAGCGGTCGATGATAAACAACCGGTCGCCATGCTGCCTATTCGAACCGAAGGAGGTCAGACGATCTGCATTCCGAACACAGTCGCCATCGTTAAAGGAACGGAACAGGAATCAGCGTCTCAACAGCTTGTTGATTTTCTGCTCTCGCCAGAAATCGAACTGGCTCTCGCCAACTCTCGTTCACGACAGGTGCCACTTGGAACCGTGGATGAAACGAAACTTCCCGAACAAGTGAAACAGTTACAGGAATGGGCAGCAGAAGGAGTTCCCCTGGAAGGACTCTTGAAAGCCAGGAACGAATGTCTCGACTGGCTTAAAGAGGAATTTCTTCAGTGA
- a CDS encoding tetratricopeptide repeat protein encodes MLRRNVPAKLAVIVCLALLFGSTTILKADDAADQYNLAVGLYKQERWSFSSEAFQKFIESWPDHDKVAAAELYLGLSLVKEQKYDAARTQLRPYAKKYPESKFLPDVLYQLAEASYLLEDYETATTDFKVMLNQFPEHTLTEWTLTYLGTSELKMSQYEDSLSHFQQDLKQFPEGRMSAEARFGLAQALEGLKRYDDAAAAYREIIATKNRNATSAFLKLAALEYERENFESALAVYKQFQQTYPDDVQVGTSHLNAGYTYFRLEEYPAARAEFQQASEDPGLERTATYWMALCFKAENKYAEAVAVLEKMYAADQAANDPQRALQAEVVYHLADAQLRLGNNQAALNQFLELQEKWPGEKIAENALHFASVAAFQADDLDQTEQLMQKFEELYPDSLIGLSQQLLKGRLLAARGGDDNLQQAATLLREVLEASSLPRTQTLARLHLAHALTQQKQYQDSMDVLEPLVTDDTAELHPEEQKDVLLLAGLNQKELGNLDEAATHFQKYLIDYPQDERAAQIFSELLMVRAQNEEIAALESILSLLETQAKADDLTLDSPQLKGLRMASETSYKADNWVASERLFQALVDLAKETSAGMATGADFSGLAWSQYKQKKWSEAIASFNQLLVSYPEELAYAPEALLMVGRAQEALGNTTEALASYTQLRNTWVPPGTEALPAGAEENGATRYVYLAELQAARMLKTEQNYAGANQEYGRLVDLFPEADQHAELLDEWALMNLDAGFYTLADDIYKRLVSTHPDSELADNARLSLAESELIAGNKEAARKSFEELTKSDQSDEKVKEAATFQLVGIATTAEEWNSVIELARDFLTNWPQSSYRTKVETAFLSALIETNQMARAEEILVSLEEAVPSAERSTELWILLAEIAFRKKDYVDAAAILTEFRDSDADRKYLADELEGRIHKQQAEFDQAREAFQRVLSDPIGKKTPTGAKSQLLLAETYLIQKDYRTAQKEYYKVFLNYPYPEWQAPALFQVAGCDEKLEQPEKARVTYEKLIEDFPESKYSDQARERLEVVGGATSQ; translated from the coding sequence ATGTTGAGAAGGAATGTTCCCGCTAAGTTGGCTGTTATCGTCTGTCTGGCGTTACTGTTCGGGTCAACCACTATCCTAAAAGCGGATGATGCTGCCGATCAATACAACCTGGCGGTTGGCCTCTATAAACAGGAACGATGGAGTTTCAGTTCGGAGGCGTTTCAGAAATTCATCGAGAGCTGGCCGGATCACGATAAGGTTGCCGCCGCTGAGCTCTATCTGGGGCTTTCCCTCGTCAAAGAGCAGAAATACGACGCCGCGCGAACCCAGTTGCGGCCCTATGCCAAAAAATACCCGGAGAGCAAATTCCTGCCGGATGTCCTTTACCAACTGGCCGAGGCAAGCTACCTGCTGGAAGACTACGAAACGGCAACCACCGATTTTAAAGTGATGCTCAACCAGTTTCCCGAACATACACTGACGGAATGGACACTGACTTATCTTGGTACCAGCGAATTGAAGATGAGCCAGTACGAGGATTCTCTCAGCCATTTTCAACAGGACCTGAAGCAGTTTCCAGAGGGACGCATGTCGGCGGAAGCTCGGTTTGGATTGGCTCAGGCATTGGAAGGTCTGAAGAGATACGATGACGCGGCCGCTGCGTATCGAGAGATCATCGCTACGAAAAACAGGAACGCCACCTCCGCCTTTTTGAAGCTTGCTGCGCTGGAATACGAACGAGAAAACTTTGAATCCGCGCTGGCTGTTTACAAACAATTTCAACAAACGTATCCCGACGACGTCCAAGTCGGCACCTCGCACCTCAATGCAGGCTACACGTATTTCCGGTTGGAAGAATATCCGGCAGCCCGCGCCGAGTTCCAACAAGCGTCTGAAGATCCCGGGCTCGAACGAACCGCCACTTACTGGATGGCCCTCTGTTTCAAAGCCGAAAACAAATACGCGGAAGCAGTGGCTGTGCTCGAAAAAATGTACGCCGCAGATCAGGCCGCCAATGATCCGCAGCGCGCACTGCAAGCGGAAGTCGTCTATCATCTCGCCGATGCTCAGTTGCGACTGGGTAATAATCAGGCGGCATTAAATCAGTTTCTCGAATTGCAGGAGAAATGGCCCGGTGAAAAAATTGCGGAGAATGCATTGCACTTCGCCAGTGTCGCCGCGTTTCAGGCAGATGATCTCGATCAAACCGAACAGTTAATGCAGAAGTTTGAAGAACTTTATCCCGATAGCTTAATCGGGCTAAGTCAGCAATTACTCAAAGGACGACTGCTGGCTGCGCGGGGTGGAGATGATAATCTGCAACAGGCCGCGACGTTGCTTCGCGAAGTACTGGAGGCTTCTTCTCTTCCTCGAACGCAGACCCTGGCCCGGTTGCATCTGGCTCATGCGTTAACGCAGCAGAAGCAATACCAGGATTCGATGGATGTGCTGGAACCGCTCGTGACAGACGACACCGCCGAATTGCACCCGGAGGAACAGAAAGATGTCCTGCTGCTTGCAGGACTCAATCAAAAAGAACTGGGGAATCTGGACGAAGCCGCAACGCACTTTCAGAAATACTTGATCGACTATCCACAGGATGAACGGGCGGCACAAATCTTTTCGGAGTTGTTAATGGTGCGGGCTCAAAATGAAGAGATCGCCGCACTCGAATCGATCCTCAGTCTATTAGAGACTCAAGCGAAAGCGGACGACCTGACTCTGGACTCACCGCAACTGAAGGGGCTGCGGATGGCATCGGAAACTTCGTACAAAGCGGACAACTGGGTTGCGTCCGAAAGGTTGTTTCAGGCGCTGGTTGATCTCGCGAAAGAAACTTCCGCGGGGATGGCGACCGGGGCCGATTTCTCAGGCCTGGCCTGGTCACAATACAAACAGAAAAAATGGAGTGAGGCGATTGCCAGCTTTAATCAGCTGCTCGTGTCTTACCCCGAAGAACTTGCTTATGCTCCCGAAGCGTTGCTGATGGTGGGGCGTGCTCAGGAAGCTCTCGGTAATACAACCGAGGCACTGGCCTCTTACACCCAATTGCGTAATACCTGGGTCCCGCCGGGAACTGAAGCTTTGCCTGCGGGAGCGGAAGAGAACGGGGCGACGCGGTATGTTTACCTCGCCGAATTGCAGGCCGCCCGGATGCTTAAAACAGAACAAAACTACGCCGGGGCGAATCAGGAGTATGGTCGTCTGGTCGATCTATTCCCGGAAGCGGATCAACATGCCGAGCTTCTGGATGAATGGGCACTGATGAATCTGGACGCCGGGTTTTATACGCTGGCGGACGACATTTACAAACGGCTGGTGAGCACGCATCCAGATTCCGAATTGGCCGACAATGCCCGGCTCAGTCTGGCTGAAAGTGAGCTCATCGCTGGTAACAAAGAAGCGGCCCGAAAAAGTTTTGAGGAACTGACCAAGTCCGACCAGTCGGATGAAAAAGTAAAAGAGGCCGCGACCTTCCAGCTGGTGGGCATCGCCACGACGGCGGAAGAATGGAATAGTGTGATCGAGCTTGCCCGCGATTTTCTCACCAACTGGCCGCAGAGTTCTTATCGAACGAAAGTGGAAACCGCGTTTCTATCGGCTTTGATTGAAACCAACCAGATGGCCCGAGCGGAAGAGATTCTGGTGAGCCTGGAAGAGGCCGTTCCCTCAGCAGAGCGAAGTACCGAGTTGTGGATCCTGTTGGCGGAAATCGCCTTTCGCAAGAAAGATTATGTGGATGCCGCGGCAATTCTGACGGAGTTCCGAGACTCCGATGCGGATCGCAAATACCTGGCCGATGAACTGGAGGGCCGAATTCACAAACAGCAGGCCGAATTCGATCAGGCTCGCGAAGCATTCCAGCGGGTTCTAAGCGATCCCATCGGGAAGAAGACTCCCACCGGCGCAAAAAGTCAGCTCCTTCTGGCCGAGACTTATCTCATCCAAAAGGATTACCGGACCGCACAGAAAGAGTATTACAAGGTCTTTCTGAACTACCCCTATCCAGAATGGCAGGCCCCAGCACTCTTCCAGGTCGCCGGCTGCGATGAAAAATTGGAGCAGCCCGAAAAGGCTCGCGTGACCTATGAAAAGCTGATCGAGGATTTCCCTGAATCGAAGTACAGTGATCAGGCCCGAGAGCGACTTGAGGTTGTCGGCGGCGCGACAAGTCAGTAA